The Pseudomonas azadiae genome contains a region encoding:
- the ampE gene encoding regulatory signaling modulator protein AmpE: MSFLVLVLAVWIEKFSALRQRLQRDSGWLRELAKLESSPRMSKRPWLILALLVLLPVALLALLLLVLEPVAYGLLALPVHLLVVIYSLGRGDLLAGLGPFRDAWRRGDLQAAEHVAERDLSLNADNGEQLLERVQGHLVWQAYQSFFAVIFWYFLLGPVAALAYRLLALASEHSKNPLVAERAGQLRHAFDWVPVRLLAASFALVGNFVAVGRVMLHELLNWDISAAQLVEKVGLAAAEIAPPALGPEGVNSLDRLWELLLRAAVLWYAGFAIWTVLP, encoded by the coding sequence ATGAGTTTCCTGGTGTTGGTGCTGGCTGTATGGATCGAGAAATTCTCTGCCCTGCGCCAGCGGTTGCAGCGTGACAGTGGGTGGTTGCGCGAACTGGCCAAGCTGGAATCGAGCCCGCGCATGAGCAAGCGGCCCTGGCTGATTCTGGCGTTGCTGGTGCTGCTGCCGGTGGCGTTGCTGGCCTTGTTGTTGCTGGTGCTGGAGCCAGTGGCCTATGGACTGTTGGCGCTGCCGGTGCACCTGCTGGTGGTGATCTACAGCCTGGGCCGCGGTGATCTGCTCGCCGGGCTCGGTCCCTTCCGCGATGCCTGGCGTCGTGGCGACCTGCAAGCGGCCGAGCATGTGGCCGAGCGGGACCTGAGCTTGAACGCCGACAACGGCGAACAATTGCTTGAACGTGTCCAGGGCCATCTGGTGTGGCAGGCCTATCAGAGCTTTTTCGCGGTGATTTTCTGGTACTTCCTGCTGGGCCCGGTAGCGGCCCTGGCCTATCGCCTGCTTGCCCTGGCCAGTGAGCACAGCAAGAACCCGCTGGTCGCCGAGCGTGCCGGGCAACTGCGCCACGCATTTGACTGGGTGCCGGTACGCCTGCTGGCGGCCAGTTTTGCCTTGGTCGGCAACTTCGTCGCCGTCGGCCGCGTGATGCTGCACGAATTACTGAACTGGGACATCAGCGCCGCCCAACTGGTGGAAAAAGTCGGCTTGGCCGCCGCTGAAATTGCGCCACCTGCGCTGGGACCTGAGGGTGTCAACAGCCTGGACAGGCTGTGGGAACTGCTGCTGCGCGCGGCGGTGCTCTGGTATGCAGGGTTTGCGATCTGGACGGTTT
- the ampD gene encoding 1,6-anhydro-N-acetylmuramyl-L-alanine amidase AmpD, with translation MQLDPISGWCQGIRHCPSPNFNERPAGEISLLVVHNISLPPAQFATGKVQEFFQNRLDVTEHPYFEGIADLRVSAHFLIERDGAVTQFVSCLDRAWHAGVSQFEGRESCNDFSLGVELEGTDDQPFTDAQYASLIDLTRQLLAAYPGITAQRICGHSDIAPGRKTDPGPAFDWTRFRSALQDGGHAR, from the coding sequence ATGCAGTTGGACCCCATCAGCGGTTGGTGCCAGGGCATCCGTCATTGCCCTTCACCCAACTTCAACGAGCGCCCCGCAGGCGAAATCTCACTGTTGGTGGTGCATAACATCAGCCTGCCACCGGCGCAGTTCGCCACTGGTAAGGTGCAGGAGTTTTTCCAGAATCGCTTGGATGTCACGGAACATCCCTACTTTGAAGGAATTGCCGACCTACGGGTGTCTGCGCATTTTCTGATTGAGCGCGATGGCGCGGTGACGCAGTTTGTGTCGTGTCTCGACCGCGCCTGGCATGCCGGGGTCTCGCAGTTCGAGGGGCGGGAAAGCTGCAACGACTTTTCCCTCGGGGTGGAACTGGAAGGCACTGATGATCAACCGTTCACCGACGCTCAATATGCGTCCTTGATCGACCTGACCCGCCAGCTGCTGGCCGCTTACCCAGGCATCACTGCCCAGCGCATTTGTGGTCATAGCGACATTGCCCCGGGACGCAAGACCGATCCCGGCCCGGCTTTTGATTGGACGCGCTTTCGCAGCGCCCTGCAGGATGGAGGACACGCACGATGA
- a CDS encoding DUF1631 domain-containing protein, with protein MHNDGKVVPINKAHATPSPLARLPVVVLQVRDKAAQQLKQGLQELFDNADDTLFEMADKSRNNLDQHIFFEAMRDLRLKRKNFERVFMERLFGAFASLGLAGRGEAQLVPVVSYEVASGASKDDLEKAVALEAMLGRVRHRDGLALGQLTARLNALLGKRLDDRENPLGPALLCEFFLHAGRSLGVEIRVKLIMLKLFEKYVLSDADQLYGEANQLLVATGVLPELKTVPSRRLEARAARDYPHEETLPAADQAVGANDQEAFAALQTLLTAVRGSVAPTLEASAETLPISTRDLLRLLSHLQQYVPEPEAEDDFDLRNQLEQLLTRVSVKSGKSRVVEEADEDVINLIALLFEFILNDRAVPDTFKALIGRLQIPMLKVALLDKRFFSRASHPARRLLNEIAAAAIGCSERDPLYLRIEQVVQRLLNEFVEDPAIFSELLCEFSAFTADERRRSDLLEQHTRDAEAGRMRTEAARQRVADVLNKRLLGKILPRPVVQFLQRAWSQVLLLASLKHGEQSVQWQAGLRTMDELIWSVSLQQDTEAGRHLAEQLPGLLKALRDGLTSAAFDPFSTREFFLRLQALHIQAPEGGDELIEVTEPFVLSATSADPITLPDDDPDLHKVHQLKEGSWVVFEEDNADALRCKLTAIMAPANAYIFTRRTGLKVLEKNAGQLALAFKHGALQTLDDGPLFERALAAVVGKLRQLNRGK; from the coding sequence ATGCACAATGACGGAAAGGTGGTGCCGATCAACAAGGCACACGCTACGCCATCGCCGCTCGCCCGACTGCCGGTGGTGGTGTTGCAGGTCCGCGACAAGGCGGCGCAACAGTTGAAGCAAGGGCTGCAGGAGCTGTTCGATAACGCCGACGACACCTTGTTCGAAATGGCCGACAAGTCGCGCAACAATCTCGACCAGCATATTTTCTTTGAGGCCATGCGCGACCTGCGCCTCAAGCGCAAAAACTTCGAGCGCGTGTTCATGGAGCGCCTGTTTGGCGCTTTTGCCAGCCTGGGCCTGGCGGGGCGGGGCGAGGCGCAACTGGTGCCGGTGGTTTCCTATGAGGTGGCGTCAGGGGCATCCAAGGATGACCTGGAAAAAGCCGTAGCGCTTGAGGCCATGTTGGGCCGGGTGCGCCACCGTGACGGCCTGGCTCTTGGGCAACTGACCGCTCGGTTGAACGCTTTGCTGGGCAAGCGCCTGGATGACCGCGAGAACCCCCTGGGCCCCGCGTTGCTGTGTGAGTTTTTCCTGCACGCGGGGCGCAGCCTGGGCGTGGAAATTCGCGTCAAACTGATCATGCTCAAACTCTTTGAAAAATACGTGCTCAGTGACGCCGACCAACTCTACGGCGAAGCCAATCAATTGCTGGTCGCAACGGGCGTATTGCCTGAACTCAAGACCGTACCATCGCGTCGCCTTGAGGCGCGTGCGGCCCGTGATTACCCGCACGAAGAAACCTTGCCGGCCGCCGATCAGGCCGTCGGCGCAAATGACCAGGAAGCCTTCGCCGCGCTCCAGACATTGCTCACGGCGGTACGCGGTAGCGTTGCGCCGACGCTGGAAGCCAGCGCCGAAACCTTGCCCATTTCTACCCGTGACCTGTTGCGCCTGCTCTCCCACCTGCAGCAATACGTGCCGGAGCCTGAGGCCGAGGACGATTTCGACCTGCGTAACCAGCTTGAACAACTGCTCACCCGCGTCAGCGTCAAGAGCGGTAAATCGCGGGTGGTGGAAGAGGCGGATGAAGACGTGATCAACCTGATCGCGCTGCTCTTCGAGTTCATCCTCAACGACCGCGCGGTGCCCGATACCTTCAAAGCCTTGATCGGTCGCCTGCAGATCCCGATGCTGAAAGTGGCGCTGCTCGACAAGCGTTTTTTCAGTCGCGCCAGCCACCCGGCGCGGCGCCTGCTTAATGAAATCGCGGCCGCGGCCATTGGTTGCAGCGAGCGTGACCCCCTGTACCTGCGCATCGAGCAAGTGGTGCAGCGCCTGCTCAATGAGTTCGTCGAAGACCCGGCAATATTTTCCGAGCTGCTGTGCGAGTTCAGCGCGTTTACCGCCGATGAGCGGCGGCGCAGTGACCTGCTTGAACAGCACACCCGCGATGCCGAAGCGGGTCGCATGCGCACCGAAGCGGCCCGTCAGCGCGTGGCCGATGTGCTGAATAAACGGCTGCTGGGCAAGATCCTGCCGCGTCCGGTGGTGCAGTTCCTGCAACGGGCCTGGAGCCAGGTGCTGTTGCTGGCCAGCCTCAAGCACGGCGAGCAGTCGGTGCAATGGCAAGCGGGGTTGCGCACCATGGACGAGTTGATCTGGAGCGTCAGCCTGCAGCAAGACACCGAAGCCGGGCGCCATTTGGCGGAGCAACTGCCAGGCTTGCTCAAGGCCCTGCGCGACGGTTTGACCAGTGCCGCGTTCGACCCCTTCAGCACCCGCGAATTCTTTTTGCGCCTGCAGGCCCTGCATATCCAGGCGCCTGAAGGGGGCGATGAGTTGATCGAAGTCACTGAGCCGTTTGTGCTGAGCGCGACGTCAGCCGACCCGATCACCCTGCCGGACGATGATCCCGACCTCCACAAGGTTCATCAGCTCAAGGAGGGTAGCTGGGTGGTCTTCGAGGAAGACAATGCCGACGCACTGCGGTGCAAGCTGACGGCGATCATGGCGCCGGCCAACGCTTACATTTTTACCCGTCGCACGGGACTCAAGGTGCTGGAAAAGAACGCTGGCCAACTGGCGTTGGCATTCAAGCATGGCGCACTGCAGACCTTGGATGACGGCCCCTTGTTCGAGCGCGCACTGGCCGCCGTGGTGGGCAAGCTGCGTCAACTCAATCGCGGCAAGTGA
- the nadC gene encoding carboxylating nicotinate-nucleotide diphosphorylase: MPNLRLADLTAEIDANVRRALLEDIGGGDITAQLIPAERLATATIITRDAAVIAGTAWVDAVFRQLDPRVAVHWQVADGDRVSPDQVLFHLEGPARSLLSGERSALNFLQLLSGVATRARFLADIVASTQVKLLDTRKTLPGLRLAQKYAVTCGGCHNHRIGLYDAFLIKENHIAACGGIAQAITAAHGIAPGKPVEIEVESLDELHEALAAGADIIMLDELSLDDMREAVRLNGGKAKLEASGGINERTLLPIAETGVDYISIGAMTKDVKAVDLSMRLSI; the protein is encoded by the coding sequence ATGCCGAATCTCCGTCTTGCCGACCTCACCGCCGAAATCGATGCCAACGTGCGCCGCGCACTGCTGGAAGACATCGGCGGCGGCGACATTACTGCGCAGTTGATCCCGGCCGAACGGCTGGCCACGGCCACTATCATTACCCGAGACGCCGCGGTGATCGCCGGTACCGCCTGGGTGGATGCGGTCTTCCGCCAGTTGGACCCGCGCGTCGCCGTGCACTGGCAGGTGGCCGATGGCGACCGCGTCAGCCCCGACCAGGTGCTGTTCCACCTTGAAGGCCCCGCACGTTCGCTGCTCAGCGGCGAACGCAGCGCGCTTAACTTCCTGCAACTGCTGTCCGGCGTTGCCACCCGCGCCCGGTTCCTGGCCGATATTGTCGCCAGCACCCAGGTCAAACTGCTGGATACCCGCAAGACCCTGCCGGGCCTGCGTCTGGCGCAGAAGTACGCCGTCACCTGCGGCGGCTGTCATAACCACCGTATCGGTTTGTATGACGCGTTCCTGATCAAGGAAAACCATATCGCCGCCTGCGGTGGCATTGCCCAGGCAATCACGGCCGCCCACGGGATCGCACCCGGCAAGCCGGTGGAAATCGAAGTGGAGAGCCTGGATGAACTGCACGAAGCTCTGGCGGCGGGTGCCGATATCATCATGCTCGATGAGTTGAGCCTGGACGATATGCGCGAAGCCGTGCGCCTGAACGGCGGCAAGGCGAAACTGGAGGCCAGCGGCGGGATCAATGAGCGCACACTGCTGCCCATTGCAGAGACCGGGGTGGACTACATCTCCATTGGTGCAATGACCAAGGATGTGAAAGCGGTGGATCTGTCGATGCGCCTCAGCATCTAA
- a CDS encoding DUF6388 family protein: MTTTEMTQQARHEEALNKYLEATPQLKEEIKDLSADDQRDQIQWAFEDEAESQNLQPWELTLKYTSTPEEFETARLALHKEAAEVLGVEWDEYCEMNNLVV; the protein is encoded by the coding sequence ATGACCACGACTGAAATGACCCAGCAAGCGCGGCACGAAGAAGCACTCAATAAATACCTTGAGGCCACGCCGCAGCTTAAAGAAGAGATCAAGGACCTGAGCGCCGACGATCAGCGCGACCAGATTCAGTGGGCATTCGAGGACGAGGCCGAAAGCCAGAATCTTCAGCCTTGGGAACTGACCCTCAAGTACACCTCGACACCGGAAGAATTCGAAACCGCCCGGCTGGCCTTGCACAAAGAGGCTGCCGAGGTGCTGGGCGTCGAATGGGACGAATATTGCGAAATGAATAACCTGGTGGTCTGA
- a CDS encoding O-antigen ligase family protein, translating into MGLSVQQRGGVFLVAVVCLLVLGICAPFSGHDLQRAMQIAIGACAVLYGLSVARVEPLVDRPTAQGLALIVVLGVASAMLAHQPLWALAEVALFVSCGAIAVAFALLRRHGGERLDRALILIVVLLCLIKSIQYLYAGTLAFTSAERTLDPDLLLSGFSNKRFYGQFQTFTLPLLALPLLIPALSRLLKAWVFVLLCGWWLIAIGGGTRGTWLGMGAAGLVLAALGPWGRRWLGWQLAALLGGLLVYWLLFTVLADYLGIAVANGAGDRLTTSLSGRGPIWWQAWHMLTERPWLGFGPMHFADIANKIAAHPHQALLQWASEWGVPSALCVALLAWRGGWATFGVLRERALSAERADLLRLCLFAALVGALVQSMVDGVIVMPNSQVWLALVTGWLMGLHVWRTPPTVGMPLAWAAWKTLGVLAVGLLIFIAARDVPHIKQAQQQYLDAHDTLLQPRFWAQGVIAR; encoded by the coding sequence ATGGGGTTATCCGTACAGCAACGTGGTGGTGTTTTTCTGGTAGCGGTGGTGTGTCTGCTGGTGTTGGGCATTTGTGCACCGTTCAGCGGGCATGATTTGCAGCGAGCGATGCAGATTGCCATCGGGGCTTGTGCGGTGCTCTATGGGCTGTCGGTCGCGCGCGTTGAGCCTCTGGTTGATCGGCCTACCGCACAGGGGCTGGCGCTGATTGTCGTGTTGGGCGTGGCGTCCGCAATGCTGGCCCATCAGCCGCTCTGGGCGCTTGCCGAAGTGGCGTTGTTTGTCAGCTGCGGCGCGATTGCCGTGGCGTTTGCCTTGCTGCGTCGCCACGGGGGAGAGCGTCTGGATCGTGCCTTGATCCTGATAGTGGTATTGCTGTGCCTGATCAAGTCGATTCAATACCTGTATGCGGGAACCCTTGCGTTCACCAGCGCCGAGCGGACGCTGGACCCTGACCTGTTGCTCTCGGGCTTTTCCAACAAGCGTTTCTACGGCCAGTTCCAAACGTTTACCCTGCCATTGCTGGCGCTTCCCTTGTTGATCCCTGCGCTTTCCCGTTTACTCAAAGCTTGGGTGTTTGTGTTGCTGTGCGGGTGGTGGCTGATCGCAATCGGCGGCGGCACGCGTGGCACCTGGCTTGGCATGGGCGCGGCGGGCCTGGTGCTGGCGGCGCTGGGGCCATGGGGGCGGCGCTGGCTGGGTTGGCAATTGGCCGCATTGCTTGGCGGGCTGTTGGTGTATTGGCTGCTGTTTACGGTGCTGGCCGATTACCTGGGGATCGCGGTCGCCAATGGCGCCGGTGACCGCCTCACCACCTCCCTGTCGGGGCGCGGCCCGATCTGGTGGCAGGCGTGGCATATGCTCACCGAGCGGCCCTGGTTGGGCTTCGGGCCGATGCATTTTGCCGATATCGCCAACAAAATTGCGGCGCACCCCCATCAGGCCTTGCTGCAATGGGCCAGCGAATGGGGCGTGCCATCGGCTTTGTGTGTCGCATTGTTGGCGTGGCGCGGGGGCTGGGCCACGTTCGGTGTGCTGCGTGAACGTGCGTTGAGTGCCGAGCGGGCAGACCTGCTGCGGCTGTGCTTGTTTGCCGCCTTGGTCGGCGCGCTGGTGCAGTCCATGGTCGATGGCGTGATTGTGATGCCCAACTCCCAGGTCTGGCTGGCGCTGGTGACGGGCTGGCTGATGGGGCTCCACGTGTGGCGGACGCCGCCAACCGTTGGAATGCCCCTGGCCTGGGCTGCATGGAAAACCCTGGGCGTGCTGGCCGTTGGACTGTTGATTTTTATTGCTGCGCGCGATGTGCCTCACATCAAGCAAGCGCAGCAGCAGTACCTGGACGCTCATGACACCTTGCTGCAACCCCGCTTCTGGGCCCAGGGTGTGATCGCCCGCTGA
- a CDS encoding pilin: protein MRQKGFTLIELLIVVAIIGILATIGLPMYTTHQAKAKFTAGLAEITALKPGYEDTINQGTVPTLALIGGTSPTANCRIDVAGDPATGAGSISCEILDAPAPVLGKTISLTRSAASGWKCTTTAEAKYVAKGCGAAGA from the coding sequence ATACGTCAAAAAGGCTTTACCCTGATCGAGCTGTTGATCGTCGTGGCAATCATCGGCATCTTGGCCACCATCGGCCTGCCGATGTATACCACCCACCAGGCCAAGGCCAAGTTCACCGCCGGCCTGGCTGAAATCACCGCGCTGAAGCCTGGCTATGAAGACACCATCAACCAGGGCACCGTTCCCACCCTGGCCTTGATCGGCGGCACCAGCCCCACCGCCAATTGCCGGATCGACGTGGCAGGCGACCCGGCCACCGGGGCGGGCTCCATCAGTTGCGAAATACTCGATGCACCGGCACCGGTGCTGGGCAAGACCATCAGCCTGACGCGCAGCGCTGCCAGCGGTTGGAAATGCACCACCACCGCTGAAGCAAAATACGTCGCCAAGGGTTGCGGCGCCGCCGGCGCATAA
- a CDS encoding type II secretion system F family protein, with protein sequence MDNASTMYAWEGINRKGRRVSGQTTGHNPALVKAQLRRQGISPEQVRKQSPVLQSLAPSIKPTDITLFTRQLATLLKAGIALLQAFDIISEGFDNRAMREQVQGLKQPIAAGSSLAEALRKQPRYFDALYCNLVAAGEQAGALETLLERVAIHREKSEHLKARIKKAMTYPMAVLVVASLVTGVLLIHVVPQFQNLFAGVDGKLPGFTLQVIALSEFMQRAWWILALGVPAAGMGLRHAYRTLPALRLWVDTGLLKVPLAGKLLSKSAVARYARTLSTTFAAGVPLVQALDSVAGAVGSGPFKQAIEQMRHEVCTGMPLNQSMLASGLFPAMAIQMTAIGEESGTLDRMLEKVANHYEADVDNLVDNLTSLMEPLIMVVLGSIVGALVIAMYLPVFQLGSAF encoded by the coding sequence ATGGACAACGCTTCGACGATGTACGCCTGGGAAGGCATCAACCGCAAAGGACGCAGGGTGTCCGGGCAAACCACAGGGCACAACCCTGCCCTGGTCAAGGCTCAGTTGCGCCGGCAAGGTATCAGCCCGGAGCAGGTGCGCAAGCAATCTCCAGTGCTGCAGAGCCTGGCACCGTCGATCAAACCGACGGACATCACCCTGTTCACGCGCCAACTGGCAACACTGCTCAAAGCCGGCATTGCGCTTCTGCAGGCCTTCGACATCATCAGCGAAGGCTTCGACAACCGAGCGATGCGTGAACAGGTGCAAGGCTTGAAGCAGCCAATCGCCGCCGGCTCCAGCCTGGCTGAAGCCCTGCGCAAACAGCCGCGCTATTTCGATGCGCTGTATTGCAACCTGGTGGCCGCCGGCGAACAGGCCGGGGCGCTTGAAACGCTGCTGGAACGCGTGGCGATCCATCGGGAAAAGAGCGAGCACTTAAAGGCCAGGATCAAAAAAGCCATGACTTACCCGATGGCAGTGCTGGTGGTGGCCAGCCTTGTCACCGGCGTTTTGTTGATTCACGTCGTGCCGCAGTTCCAGAACCTGTTCGCCGGGGTCGACGGCAAGCTGCCCGGTTTCACGTTGCAGGTGATTGCCCTGTCCGAGTTCATGCAGCGAGCCTGGTGGATCCTGGCTCTCGGCGTTCCGGCGGCAGGCATGGGACTGCGCCACGCCTATCGAACCTTGCCTGCCTTGCGACTTTGGGTGGACACCGGTTTGTTGAAAGTGCCCCTGGCAGGCAAACTGTTGAGCAAATCCGCCGTGGCCCGCTACGCCCGCACGCTTTCCACCACCTTTGCCGCCGGCGTTCCATTGGTTCAGGCATTGGACTCGGTCGCCGGTGCCGTGGGCTCAGGGCCGTTCAAACAGGCCATCGAACAGATGCGACACGAGGTTTGCACTGGCATGCCATTGAATCAATCCATGCTCGCCAGCGGCCTGTTCCCCGCCATGGCGATCCAGATGACCGCCATCGGCGAAGAGTCGGGCACGCTGGACCGCATGCTGGAAAAAGTTGCCAACCATTACGAGGCCGATGTGGACAATCTGGTCGATAACCTTACGAGCCTGATGGAGCCGCTGATCATGGTGGTCCTGGGGAGCATTGTCGGCGCCCTGGTGATCGCCATGTATTTGCCGGTCTTCCAACTGGGGAGCGCGTTTTGA